The Opitutales bacterium ASA1 genome window below encodes:
- the pelB_3 gene encoding exopolygalacturonase PelB: MTRSRLLPVILVSALLASPSGATDADEIARTVLAHAPRIPSAQWSLADFGAVGDGRHDDLPPLRRALRAAHDAGGGRVVVPPGTYHLRGPITLLSGVDLHVERGATLAFAPEPDLYLPPVLTRWEGTLLHNHSPLVYAFHATDIALTGEGTIDGGGADGFIAWRERQRDDQRRLRALGSADGAPLHQRVFGAGHHLRPSMVQFFGCHRVRVEGLTFVDSPFWVIHPVFSRYVHITGITIDSLHLNNDGIDPDSSSHVLVEHSRFRTGDDAVAIKSGRDHEGRELGVRSEYIVVRHCVFEQVHNAIAIGSEMSGGVRHVHVHDCFVREGRNLLYFKSNLDRGGFVEDVHVRNMTVDTASVALVRFTTDYHGWRGERHPPVFRRIVVEDVVCRTASQFALWLEGHEDAPLREIVLRDITVDSAARPLRLRLDDAITLEDVRIGGRLVSRADAEPLDTPVPRAF, from the coding sequence ATGACTCGGTCTCGCCTCCTCCCAGTAATCCTCGTCTCCGCGCTCCTCGCCTCGCCGTCCGGCGCGACCGACGCCGACGAGATCGCCCGCACGGTGCTCGCACACGCACCACGCATCCCCTCGGCGCAGTGGTCGCTCGCCGATTTCGGCGCGGTCGGGGACGGTCGCCACGACGACCTCCCGCCACTCCGCCGCGCCCTTCGCGCTGCCCACGACGCCGGCGGCGGGCGCGTCGTCGTGCCGCCGGGCACCTACCACCTCCGCGGCCCGATCACCCTGCTCAGCGGAGTCGACTTGCACGTCGAGCGTGGCGCCACGCTCGCCTTCGCTCCAGAGCCCGACCTCTACCTGCCCCCGGTCCTCACCCGCTGGGAGGGCACGTTGCTTCACAACCACTCGCCGCTCGTCTACGCGTTTCACGCCACGGACATCGCCCTAACCGGTGAGGGCACCATCGACGGCGGCGGCGCGGACGGCTTCATCGCTTGGCGCGAGCGTCAGCGCGACGACCAGCGCCGCCTCCGCGCACTCGGCTCCGCCGACGGAGCGCCCCTCCATCAACGCGTGTTCGGGGCCGGACACCACCTGCGTCCCAGCATGGTCCAATTCTTCGGTTGTCATCGCGTCCGCGTCGAAGGCCTCACGTTCGTCGACTCGCCCTTCTGGGTCATCCATCCCGTGTTCTCGCGCTACGTCCACATCACCGGCATCACGATCGACAGCCTCCACCTCAACAACGACGGCATCGATCCCGACTCCTCCAGCCACGTGCTCGTGGAACACTCCCGCTTCCGCACCGGCGACGACGCCGTCGCGATCAAGTCCGGACGCGATCACGAGGGGCGCGAGCTCGGCGTGCGCTCCGAATACATCGTGGTGCGCCACTGCGTCTTCGAACAGGTCCACAACGCGATCGCCATCGGAAGCGAGATGTCCGGCGGCGTGCGTCACGTCCACGTCCACGATTGCTTCGTGCGCGAAGGACGCAATCTACTCTACTTCAAGAGCAACCTCGACCGCGGCGGCTTCGTGGAGGACGTCCACGTCCGTAACATGACAGTGGATACGGCATCGGTCGCGCTCGTCCGCTTCACCACCGACTACCACGGCTGGCGCGGTGAGCGACATCCGCCCGTGTTCCGCCGCATCGTCGTGGAAGACGTCGTCTGCCGCACCGCCTCGCAATTCGCCCTTTGGCTCGAAGGCCACGAAGACGCACCGCTGCGCGAGATCGTGTTGCGCGACATCACGGTCGACTCCGCCGCGCGGCCTCTGCGCCTCCGACTCGACGACGCGATCACGCTCGAGGATGTCCGCATCGGCGGTCGACTCGTCTCCCGTGCCGACGCGGAACCGCTGGACACTCCCGTGCCTCGCGCGTTCTGA